A window of Zingiber officinale cultivar Zhangliang chromosome 5A, Zo_v1.1, whole genome shotgun sequence contains these coding sequences:
- the LOC121981178 gene encoding DCN1-like protein 2, translating into MHKLGRGHRDKVQQFMAITGTNEKAALQALKASDWHLEGAFDMFYSQPHIRTATDTRHLEDLYNRYKDPYVDMIVVDGISLLCTDLQVDPQDIVMLVVSWHMKAATMCEFSRQEFIGGLQSLGIDTIEKFREKLSYMRSELRDDQRFREIYNFSFGWAKEKGQKSLALETAIGMWQLLFAEWHWPLVDHWCQFLQLKHNKAISRDTWSQLLEFAKTIDLQLSNYDEEGAWPYLIDEFVEYLTENGIVQRPQN; encoded by the exons ATG CACAAGTTGGGAAGAGGACACAGGGATAAAGTTCAACAGTTCATGGCTATAACTGGAACCAA TGAGAAAGCTGCACTTCAGGCTTTGAAGGCAAGTGATTGGCATTTGGAGGGGGCTTTTGACATGTTTTACAGCCAACCACATATTAGAACTGCCACTGATACAAGACATCTTGAAGATCTCTATAATAGATACAAAG ATCCATATGTTGATATGATAGTGGTTGATGGGATTTCTCTTCTTTGCACTGATTTGCAA GTGGATCCTCAAGATATTGTTATG TTAGTTGTATCTTGGCACATGAAGGCTGCCACAATGTGTGAATTTTCACGGCAAGAATTCATTGGTGGATTACAATCACTTGG GATAGATACAATTGAAAAGTTTCGTGAGAAGTTGTCATACATGCGTAGTGAGCTAAGAGATGATC AAAGATTTCGAGAGATATACAACTTCTCATTTGGCTGGGCTAAAGAAAAG GGACAAAAATCTTTAGCACTAGAGACAGCTATTGGCATGTGGCAGTTGCTATTTGCAGAATGGCATTGGCCTTTAGTTGATCATTGGTGCCAATTCTTACAG CTAAAACATAACAAAGCAATATCAAGGGATACTTGGTCTCAGTTGCTGGAATTTGCTAAG ACTATTGATCTTCAACTCTCCAACTATGATGAAGAAGGTGCTTGGCCCTATTTGATAGATGAATTTGTGGAATACTTGACTGAAAATGGAATTGTCCAACGTCCTCAAAATTGA